Within Carassius gibelio isolate Cgi1373 ecotype wild population from Czech Republic chromosome A16, carGib1.2-hapl.c, whole genome shotgun sequence, the genomic segment ccattttacatattgcattgtcattttgcatattacatcccaaattgaataatgctacccatatgcttccatacacgagggggaaaacaacagctagggcggaaactaaacaacttaacaggacaggattgacatgataacaaactcttaaacactaactacaaacaaacactcacggttacacaaagacttctcaaagggggtTACAAGGATAAACTTCTCTCACAAGCTGACCAGTaggaacacatatgaggtacaatgaaccgacgaaagacagagcacactaggagatctaaataggggaactaattaagacacgacaggtggcacagataggacaatcacgacaagactaggataacaagggggcggggcaagggaacgagacaacacaagcacatggcacaaagacaaggccatgtgcttgtacacaaaacacgggtctgtcatgatcctgcctctagactagagaaaagtcaggacatgatggcagaaccatgacagaacccctcccttaaggagcggcttccagacgctccctaAGGGAACATCAAACGCGGGACATGACTGACTGGGACAGAGACAAAAACCAACACCACATGACAAATAGTAATAacggcaaacatgaaaacacaactaTAGGGTTAGGgtggcatataaaaaaaaaaacaaacagggaaggggaggaggcgggaccacaaagttcatgggggacagaccagggtgggtgggtgttGCAGGAATCTTAGGACgacgggacgaaggctgacgacggggggtacgggccgGTCTGGGTGGTCTAGGGTGGGGAGTGGTCTcatggcacagataggacaatcacgacaagactaggataacaagggggcggggcaagggaacgagacaacacaagcacatggcacaaagacaaggccatgtgcttgtacacaaaacacgggtctgtcatgatcctgcctctagactagagaaaagtcaggacatgatggcagaaccatgacagaacccctcccttaaggagcggcttccagacgctccctaAGGGAACATCAAACGCGGGACATGACTGACTGGGACAGAGACAAAAACCAACACCACATGACAAATAGTAATAacggcaaacatgaaaacacaactaTAGGGTTAGGgtggcatataaaaaaaaaacaaacagggaaggggaggaggcgggaccacaaagttcatgggggacagaccagggtgggtgggtgttGCAGGAATCTTAGGACgacgggacgaaggctgacgacggggggtacgggccgGTCTGGGTGGTCTAGGGTGGGGAGtggtctcaggacaactgacagaggacttGGCAGGAGAGgtcacaggacacggggcaacatctacaggacgaggggctaCATCGACTGGACGAGGGGCTACATCGACTGGACGAGGGGCTacatcagctggacacggggcgacaacagctggacacggggcgacaacagctggacacggggagacagctGGACACTCGacaacatcaacgggacacgggggaactatatcaacgggacacggggggacaacaggacacgaggagacatctacgggacacggggcaacattcacgggacacggggcaacatcacAGGGACACGGgactacatcaacaggacacatgacaacatcagctggacacggggcaacgcttacgggacacggggcaacgctaacgggacacggggcaacaacAGGGGAGACTGAAACTGAATCAGGAACTGCGCTAACTACGGCGGGCTcaggatttctggggacagggtctggggacaggACAGGACTGGTAGGGACTTGCAGGATCTGGacaagacgagacaaataatcagacaaggCTTTAGCGGCAATAATAaccggcatctccttacgagatgagacagactgtattagagtttctgctgcagagtcggccgcggctctctcctccgccctcacgactgcagacttgaaaaCAGTTCTCTTATTCGCCGGTTCGGGTTCAagggtcaccgctgctggctcgggcacgccagcgctcaccgctgctggctcggtcacgctcaccgctgctggctcgggcacgctctccgctgctggctcgggcacgccagcgctctccgtactgcaaatacagtaattatgtgttatattcgcggttgtagctagaagggattattattttctaccaattagattgcgtttttattaaagtctacacctaccccaaccctaaacctacccttacagtaatgcagatacattaaatatcgttgtttagcatgagacaaaggacgcaatattgatgtgcgcgtgcgcagtaaacccgggtaggaaaatctgacagggtaggataaaatgtcaggacaccggcccaAAGCAATTGGCGCGCGTAaactcgacaacaacaacaataacgcctggtatgagtgtcacaagactttaatttggatggtatggtatcatgagccacaattaaagcaatagcactgatgttgactagatgttgagatggaattttttttaaacaggttttattccaagatggCAAGGAATAGTTTAtgtaatatgctgttataacattatattttacaatatattccatgctgtcttaaaatgaatttgttactcaataatcttaatttatgcagttattaattaatcttactgcacagataataataccacatctaaatgaaaatacaccattacaaatttaacttctgtattcaaaatcttcagtttgtaagcattaactgtaatgttaccaacatttttaaaagtaaaagcaaaacatatttcttaatattagctactacatgtgacattttacagctaaaatgttgaagtttagccGTTTTAACTACtgtgatcattaaaaatgtagcaacctgaatatcacttgaATATCACTTCTTAACACCATCTCTAGCAAGTAACTCTCTTGTCTTGCATGTTCCATCcttggatctggatctgcctgtggaaccagctcatctttctgtccctcatcatcatcactgatGGCATGTTGTTGTCTTGCTCACTTcttcactgctgctaatattcaactgcgaggtgctgctgctggaaaatattgctatatatttcagttagtttgggaAATTTAACGGCTTCAGTATCTAAACtctgctttttttctctctcgccttctcagccccacccttttctttccgttttttttttttttttttacccccggccgcgttatgcatattgtttgtttgtttctatgcttATTCTATCTAACGTTAACGTAatttcttcctactcttccacttcttATTCTTACTTAGCGGCCACGACCAGTGCAGCTGGCCTACAACTTAAAGGTGTATTactgccacctacagtactggagtgtaaaacagattagcgattgggggggggggggggtggacagATGATGACTGCGTGCGTGGCTGGTGGAGTacaggtgtcctgacattttatcctaccctgtcagattttcctaaccGGGTTTACtacgcacgcgcacatcaatatcgcgtcctttgtctcatgctaaacaacgatatttaatgtatctgcattactgtaagggtaggtttagggttggggtaggtgtagattttaataaaaacgcaatttaATTGGTAGaaactaatatttattgttggtttcctgtaactgtatcccttctagctacaaccgtgaatataacacataattactgtatttgtagtactgtaagggtatgattagggttgtggtaggtgtagacattaataaatcataactttacagtagaatttttcgttgtacccactgttttagtgggaggtaggaaaatctgacagcgtaggacaaatcgacagaacaccggccgttctgtgattcACCAGATCaaacagatggccagtccgcccctggttGTTGTCTTCATCCCCGCAGCCGATGCAATCTGATGGGACTCGGGCAGAAACAACGTTCATGGTTGGCCTCAGTTGAACGAGCACAACTCGAAAGCCACAGAGCTTTTATTATGCCGCAGTCTACTGCTTCTGCTCCTTTCCGGTCGGGAGTATGTTGATAAAGCAGCGCTGTTTTATAATATACTAGAAACATTTGAAAGTTATTTCATAATGCTACTCTGTCCTGTCATCACCGGTCTATTGAAACACATAACGTATTAAAgcgtctttggtgtttccatgttttctacaaaacaaaaccggAAATCGCGGGGTTATGACATCACTGGCAGGCTACACAAGGACATTATGGACATAGTCCGTGTCACTGATTAAAATTGCTTAATTCTCTGGATTTAAATATGCtttgaaacatttgggataatgtcgggcacaagtcagcaaaataataacactgttctagtgttttttggatattttatttaaaaaatcttacatattgtgcctttaatgtAAAATTTAGTTATTGTTAGATCATTAGACCCAGCATTAAATCCTTCAGTTCATTCAATTGTAACAgagcttaaatatatttattaaagccGTATGTTACACAGTAAAAAGTAgcaaatatatgtttgtgtgcatAGGACCATTTCCGTTGCATTGTGCATTACTGAGCCACcgtatatatctaaatatttgtttacaccttattttaaggtgtccttccAGTGCAATAATACATTTAAGCACTGAGTAATATTAAATAGCACACACTATGGgttaattttatgtaattatgGATAATTTTCCTTTTATTACTGCAGTAAGTGCAATTAACATGAAACAAGTGTTaacaaatatttatgtaaaatggtaTTCCAGGGTACTTCAGAAAAATCCCTTGGCATTATGATTCAATGACATTATGACACTTTATGGTAGTTTGTTTTTCCTAAGCCATACAACAGTGATCTGAGCTGGGTAACTGATAATATATAATCTGGATCACGTAATAAGATTCCAAAAATGAAGTATACTTATAATTagattgaattatattttaaaatactcataatcaAATTACGATTACATTTTTGttgattatatattatttacacaatagcaataaattattcattatttattaattctcGCTAATTCCTcttcttcatcttttaaaatgcgattttaaaataagtattttaataattatcacGTTCATCattctctgatgttggttaatgttcacatgacatgcaggtaaacaaaatatgatttatttttagtaaGCGTTTCATTTTGATTCATGctcttttaaaatgacattttaattgtaCTTTTGTTATGATTAAATTAATCATTCGCGTTTCATTAAACTCTCAAACCCCGTAGCATTTcctatatatatgattttattttcttaCTCTTTGAATTTTTATATCAATGTAATACAAGACTAtgtaaatcaatgtgataaagtTAAGTCAAAACTAAAGTAAGCAAAAAGCATTACctgattatattacctaaaatgtgtaatgtctGAATAACGTTACTAATGACAATTtttggaatcagtaacagactaTAATTTGAAAGTAATCTATCCAGCTCTGATAAAGATAGGAATACATTTCTTTCTAATGAAATTCACTTAAGACAGTTCTGTGCCTTTTCTTCCTGTCAGCATTAAAGATGTTTGCGAAAGCCACTAAGAACCTGGTCTCTGAGATCGACACTGAAGGTTCCCTGATTCCAGTGTCCCGTCTGAATGACTCCGACGGTCTGGCTCCTCTGGCCCTGGTCATCAAACGCAACGGCTACTGGTTTTGGCAAGGGTCCAAGTACCATCCATCAGACTTCGAACTAAACGATGTTCTTGTTGGAGATCCCATAGATCCAGGTACAGTGACTTTTCTGTCAGTCTGTACTGAAAAGCATATGGTCCATGAAAGCTTGAAATGATCAATAATCCATCACCTTTAAAGACATACTCCTGTGAAATATAAGGACACTTTAGCATAACTTTAAAAAGAGTATTAAGTATTAAATTGGAAGTAACAGACTTAAAAAGAACGTGCGTAAGTGTGAACAAAAAGTGTCACTTCCAGAAGTTATTTGTACTTAAATAGGAAtattaatgtgtatatttataaatattaaatacagttaGCTGAACTTTAGAATGCTTTTatgacccacttaagtaggacttaagtaaatctttatttttgattGCATATTTAGTTGTCTTTGAAATAGATTAacggtaaactaaaatatacttaaatataatttctattgAGAATATgtcaagtttttaaatatatttgttattacacatttataataatgagGTTGCGGTTTTATTACAAAAGTACAATTCGTAAAATATctcaactttaaatgtaatattgaaaaaaaaaacactagagtTGATAAAGAACATGCAATTTAatgttagtcaacacataaaACAGCACTACAAAAGATATTAAAATCATGACTTAAAatctactttaaaataaaactataaaataaaaatgtgatagtattacaaagtgcactttaaaaGTGTAGTTAAAattgcggtagggaacttttgacgctctagcggttgataaacagaactgcttgcgtcttgaggaagaacatcgtagccggaactacttctctctgtttatgtctatgaagaatcacaaaggtactgggttactcctccgcggtacccccgaagcaatctaaaatagtccgaatataaacacttattataggtgcaccctagtgattcaggacaagctaaaaacacggtttggaaaatggattcatggtgtactcgcttattatataaatttttctacattttgaacacaaataaagttacggaccgcagctctgattggttattttttaccgggagcggatgaatttctgcaaatggcaataggaccactgggaggagccagaggagcttgatttttttcacagattatctgtctcatgttctactgtcaggacataatgacaggtttaataaatatgtaaaaaatttatttttacaaaagttacctactgcagctttaagtgtgttaagaaacatgtTCTCTCGAAGTACAattaagtgttgttttatttcataatattatattatccacagttaaaaaaatacatataaataaacatacatacatacatacatatatacttttatgttttaattacactacaagtgcacatttctTGTTCTCTAGGGACTGTAGTATCATGTTCTCTATGTTAAAAGTGTTCCCAAAATGCTTTGTGTGTGAAGCTCAGTGGTGTTTAACAAGGTGTTATGTGTTCAGAAAAGCTGAATATATGCATTATTTTTGTCAACAGTTGTGGTTGAAACAGACTTTTTGAACTATGATAGCGAAGTTGTGGATAACAAAAGTGGAAGTGCTTCTGCAGTACTTGGGGCGGGGACCGTTAATGTAGGAGGGAGCGGCTCCAGCACACTTAAGTCACCGTTTGGATACCTAAAGAAAGAGGAGGTGGATATCCAGAAGCTCTTACAGGATTCTAAATCTAGGTGAGGGTCTGACCACAAAGAGCTGCTGCCTTCACAAGCTTGGTCTGATAAGAGAATGTGGTTTAATCTCGCCTGTAGTGACAGATACGTACACTGGTGAATGAAAATAAGGAAGTGAAAGTACATGGTGTGTTGTTTGTGCTTAAAATTCttgttatatttctgttttttgaTGAAGTCCTCTTCATCGAAGTTCAAAAATAATGAACAAGTAGGAAAGAGTGTGGGTGCCCATTTCTGCAAAGAGATacaaaaaaggtaattgcgactttttatctcacaattgacTTCTCTTCTCGCAGTTCCGAATGTTCATCGCAGAATTCTTACAAGTCTGAGAAATTCAGAATTACGAGATCTAAATTCAGAATTctgtgagtttacatctcacaattcagaatgTATATCCTGCAGTTCTGACTTCTTTTCTCTTAAGTGtaatataactaaaataaaaaaagctaattgcGACTTATTAGCTCAGACTTTTTCTCGGaattgcaggtttttctcagaattgtgacttCAAAACTTGCGAGAAAAAGTCTaagataaaactttttttttttttttggcagaaatgggcttccataataGACTTGTGTATATATGtggaaataaaatttaaaaaaaacacattgaacagaatttgtaacaatgtaacaatGACTTACAAGTTTGCATTTCTATTGTTCTAAGAATTTTTTCTCTTTCGTTATCTATGTCCTCGTTTATCATCTATCTAAAACTCCTTCAGTGAATTTAATGGTCCTGCACTTTAAACGTTTTGCGATTTGACCCAAAAGCTAAAATTAAttggcttgtttgtttttttaagtcaaaaTGTCTAAATCATCCTGAAGACaccaacaggaaaaaaaaactgaagataCATGGATCTCTTCaaccgtttctttttttttattattggtccaGGTGTATTGATGTAGATTAAACGTTATAGACTATAAAACCTTGAGACACCTGCCACATGTAGATGAATGGATTTTTACATTAACTTGAATCTGTGCTGTGGTTGCAGAGTTCTGGACCTGAAGCACTCTCTGATCCAGCAGACATGGGAGAAACAGGGCAAGGTGCTGACGCTAGTGAAGGAGCGAATCATCACCACTCAGCCCTGCACCATCTCTGAGGATCTCAAGAAAGATGGAACCTTCGCTGGGGTGTTTGGGTCCGATAAAACACTAAAGGTGGGGCTTTGGTGATCACACATTCTTCTTTTCCAATGACACAGTCTTGGGTGTATCATCATCAAGTAACCACATTCCAGAGGGACATGTCTGGTCCTGTCTTGTCTGGTCACCTCTCCTGCTAATTCAAACTGTCCTGTCCGTCTCTTGTTTCTCTGCAGGTGTCAGTCAATGATAAAGCAAAGCCTTTTGCACATATTGACACTAATGTGTCGATCATCATCCCCCCCAAAACCACCATTGCTTACAGCGTGATTGAACTAGAGGTTGCTCACACTGGACACTACGGTAAATCGGTTTTGCTAAATCTTACACTGGTGATTTTGTACCAATTACATTCCAGATCAGAGGTTCTCAACAGTTTTTGCTTGAGGAACCAGATTTACATCGAACAGCATGCAGAAACCCAACACAATACCAAAACGGTTTATCACACAGAAGTTTAGAAAAATGTCTTCAAACATTATAGGAATGGATTTTCTGGAGGGCCAAACAAGGTGTATGATTGTACTCTCATCCATTTTACCAGAACTTTGCCTGCTGCCAAATGTCAAGGGCGGTTTTCCAGTTGAAGGGCCAGTGAAGGTGAAGCAAGCAAGCACAGTTAGTGCAGCACCAGGGAAAACAACCAACAAACTACAGAAAGGTGACATCACAGTAGTTACTCTTAAACATTCTTtcattgataattattatttatttatttttttacaataaaatgcatTAGTCTTTGTCAGCATAATTATTCAAGCCACTGAAAAAAAGTTGATTTCCCGCAAAGTGCAAAAACGAATTAATCTGTGGCACATCGCAGCTAGCCCAACATGGCAACCCTGGCTCagccaattttttattatttgtatattgacCTAATGGAGTTTGAGATAGAACAGTTGGTTAATACTATAgagttcattttattttgataaaaaaattatttataaaaaaaaaaaaaataaatgactttgTCTTTCTTTAGATCTGGAAGGCCTCCAGGGACAGTTTGCAGTTCTCTCTAAACTCCCACCCAGCACTCGCTCCTCATTATTCCAGCAGATCTCTCTGCTCCTGCAGGACAGCGCAGCCATCAGCGTGCTGAAGGACGCCGTGAGTGAGCCGGGGGGATCTTACATCAGATTGAAACTGTAGGAATGATTCTACAACAGTTTGACTTGTCCCTCTCTCAGCTAGAGGACCTGCGTGATGGGAAGCCGCCTGATCCCAGTGCATTGGAGAAGGTTCCTGCTCTGAAGGCCACGCTGGAGCTTGTACATAAGACTGATACAAAGCCCTCTGGAAAGAAGCTGGAACCCAGCGCTTTAACTGCCATCCATCtgctcatcagctcattagatgGTGAGTTCAGTTCAAGTGAAGCATTTTGATAAAGGTCATAGATGGATTTGTATATTATTACTTGGTTATTTCTAAGCATTATTTTCAGTCACAAGGCCAAAGTCATTGTCATACACCTGCAGTCTAATTGACCCTTGTTCTCAAACAAGTATGTGTTCTTATAGAGATGAAGGTCTCTGCCCTGTTTGAGCTCAAATCCTGCTTCAGTTACACAACCCAGCAAGCTCTGCTTCATCTTGTAAGTATCTTCATATTAAGTAACAGTACTTAgtattaataactttttttttttcatcaaaacattAATACCACATGTAATACATTTGGTCTGTTTAATAGGAGTATTCAGTCATGATGCCATTTTATAGACTTTCTTGCAGGGATAATTCAATATGAGGTCCCTCTGTGACTTCCTGTTTAGGGGTTTGATTTAGGAGTAAAAATgtgaccatgctggcaaaatgagtcggAATATACACACCGTCTAATATTGAGCTATAACCAAAAGAAGAGAAATGTGAGTTTTGGCTAAAATGAGTTCATTTAGCCCTCTTTTAGTCATCCGAATGCTTCAAGTAGTAAATTAAATATCTAAAACTATCTTGATTTGTACGTTTTCTGAGAGGAGTACCTTTTTCTCTTCTCACTTCTGGATGACTCTTGCTGCTTCTTACCACAAGTTGTATATCGTTGCGAAGCGCCACCTTAGCTAATCTTGAAGGACATTtcaacaagacacacacaagttGTGTAGTGATAATGACAGTATACATTTTGTTGGTAAGCTTCATAAAAGTTAAGTTGCGTTAACCAAAGGCCTTAATTTACACATAAATCCAGAGCATCATTATAACAACAACTCAGAAAATTCCTACAGGATGTCATTCACCTGAGGAAGCTCTTCTGGCTTGTAGGACAACAAACTGAGCAGCTCTATACACGTAAGCAACAGAACTTCATTTCTTTGCCTATATAATTTCGTGTCCATTGTCCTGCAGGTGCAAAATATGACTTTAAATAAGAAGTCCTATCTGAAAGATCCTGCTCTGGCTGCATTAACCGATGAGAAAGTTTTCAAGAAGATAACATCCCTGTTTGCTTCCTGTAACGTGACACTGCTTAAGGAGAAGGATTCCCTTGTTACAAAAATCAGCAAACCGGAGGATCGCAGTCCCCTCATGCTGTGCATTGCAGTTCGAGGCTTGGCATCTCTAGCGCCCCCTGCCTGAGTGGAGTACAACAGCAAAGCCAAAATACCTGCTGTTAGTGGAGGACTAAAGCCTGTGGGTGGACAATCTACAAACAAAAAACTGGgacaaaattttttataaaactagATCCTTAAGTGGCCTTATTTTACGCATATTGTTAATTACGTATTTTACATAAtagtgaaaacagtaataatttagaaaatgtctaaataattgtaattaaaaaaaaatatatagatatatatataagtacttCTGTACTATCAAACCTAAAGTGGAATTATACTCTTgtgaaaatgcaaaataaattgtttacataatattttgtCCAGTTTTGTATTTTCCTGAACCCAGTTTCCTGCCATCTAAACTTCAAGGGTAACGATCATATGCAcaccagaaaataaaaataatccaaaattaagattaatttattagacacatttaatttcagaaaataCAACTCTCTGTATCGCAAAATATAGAATTTAAGTGAATATGCAAGCTGGATAAAAATCTGAGTTACAAAGCCTTGAAAAAGACATTGGAGCAAGTCACCAGAGACGGAGGCACATCACAACATACAGCTAGATGACAGGTTATGAATCTGTGAGGCCAGGCAGCTTGTGATCATGACATTATGATTCTGTGCCTGTGTAAAAGGCATTTAGCTAAAAACAGTGCTGATTCTGAATATTAGCACACAAGCAACACAACGACATAAGCTCATAATTCTGCAATGATCaaatttaaataatgataatggatgcactttattttatagtacaTACACTTAGTGTACTTGcattaagtactgagtaatataagGTAACTTTGACTTTGGATAagattaggtttaggggcagTTCACACAGAACAAGCTCTTGCCTTTAAAAACTATAGGTGCCACACAAATACATCCAAATGCAGAAGTGCAGCGCTGATGAACGGAGGTTGATCTACCAAGGTTGAGCATTTTAAACTGGACCAAAACAAGACACTGAAAGGCAGTTAAGAGACAGATGCAACtcatttaaaagaatataaagaaatTTACTCGgtccaagtataggtctctgcaggacaGTAATGGGTTACCAGTCTGGTGCGCAAGGCCAAAACAAGgggtgtttgggggggggggggggggagatagTAATTCACATCtgttaaaggtatagtttacccaaaagttaacattcattttcagtcatttactcaccctcaagttgttccaaacctgaattaatttctttcttctgctgaactcaaaagatgatattttgaaaaatgcaagtcaccaaattagtcaatggggaccaacaactgtttgtttacccacattcttcacaatttatttttatatttaacaaaagaaagaaactcggtaacactttagaataaggttcccttagttaatgttagttaactacttccGTTAACATGAACtgagcaagaacaatccttctacagcatttataagtcttagttcatgttaatttcaacatttactaatgcattatttaaatcaaaagttgtgcttgttaacattagttaatgcactgtgaattaccatgaactaacaatgaataactgtattttcattaactaacattaacgaagatgaataaatacagtaataaatgtattattcattgtttgttcatgttaattaatacattaactaacattaactaatggaaccttattctaaagtgttaccagaaactcatacaggttcggaacaacatgagggtgagtaaatgaccatttttttggtgaactacccctttaagccTTTGCATCAAAACTGAAGTATGCTCTGGGCTTTTAGGTTAGGTTCAGGATTAGTATCAATTATTATAGTACATACAAAACAggactataaaataaagtgctactgtgATATATGTGAAAGTCA encodes:
- the LOC128030827 gene encoding gasdermin-E-like isoform X1 — encoded protein: MSSVTSDEGDGVLCLFFLSALKMFAKATKNLVSEIDTEGSLIPVSRLNDSDGLAPLALVIKRNGYWFWQGSKYHPSDFELNDVLVGDPIDPVVVETDFLNYDSEVVDNKSGSASAVLGAGTVNVGGSGSSTLKSPFGYLKKEEVDIQKLLQDSKSRVLDLKHSLIQQTWEKQGKVLTLVKERIITTQPCTISEDLKKDGTFAGVFGSDKTLKVSVNDKAKPFAHIDTNVSIIIPPKTTIAYSVIELEVAHTGHYELCLLPNVKGGFPVEGPVKVKQASTVSAAPGKTTNKLQKDLEGLQGQFAVLSKLPPSTRSSLFQQISLLLQDSAAISVLKDALEDLRDGKPPDPSALEKVPALKATLELVHKTDTKPSGKKLEPSALTAIHLLISSLDEMKVSALFELKSCFSYTTQQALLHLVQNMTLNKKSYLKDPALAALTDEKVFKKITSLFASCNVTLLKEKDSLVTKISKPEDRSPLMLCIAVRGLASLAPPA
- the LOC128030827 gene encoding gasdermin-E-like isoform X2, whose amino-acid sequence is MSSVTSDEGDGALKMFAKATKNLVSEIDTEGSLIPVSRLNDSDGLAPLALVIKRNGYWFWQGSKYHPSDFELNDVLVGDPIDPVVVETDFLNYDSEVVDNKSGSASAVLGAGTVNVGGSGSSTLKSPFGYLKKEEVDIQKLLQDSKSRVLDLKHSLIQQTWEKQGKVLTLVKERIITTQPCTISEDLKKDGTFAGVFGSDKTLKVSVNDKAKPFAHIDTNVSIIIPPKTTIAYSVIELEVAHTGHYELCLLPNVKGGFPVEGPVKVKQASTVSAAPGKTTNKLQKDLEGLQGQFAVLSKLPPSTRSSLFQQISLLLQDSAAISVLKDALEDLRDGKPPDPSALEKVPALKATLELVHKTDTKPSGKKLEPSALTAIHLLISSLDEMKVSALFELKSCFSYTTQQALLHLVQNMTLNKKSYLKDPALAALTDEKVFKKITSLFASCNVTLLKEKDSLVTKISKPEDRSPLMLCIAVRGLASLAPPA
- the LOC128030827 gene encoding gasdermin-E-like isoform X3 encodes the protein MFAKATKNLVSEIDTEGSLIPVSRLNDSDGLAPLALVIKRNGYWFWQGSKYHPSDFELNDVLVGDPIDPVVVETDFLNYDSEVVDNKSGSASAVLGAGTVNVGGSGSSTLKSPFGYLKKEEVDIQKLLQDSKSRVLDLKHSLIQQTWEKQGKVLTLVKERIITTQPCTISEDLKKDGTFAGVFGSDKTLKVSVNDKAKPFAHIDTNVSIIIPPKTTIAYSVIELEVAHTGHYELCLLPNVKGGFPVEGPVKVKQASTVSAAPGKTTNKLQKDLEGLQGQFAVLSKLPPSTRSSLFQQISLLLQDSAAISVLKDALEDLRDGKPPDPSALEKVPALKATLELVHKTDTKPSGKKLEPSALTAIHLLISSLDEMKVSALFELKSCFSYTTQQALLHLVQNMTLNKKSYLKDPALAALTDEKVFKKITSLFASCNVTLLKEKDSLVTKISKPEDRSPLMLCIAVRGLASLAPPA